A single Henriciella sp. AS95 DNA region contains:
- a CDS encoding kelch repeat-containing protein, which translates to MRPFSMNRRSALLLTAAGLGSAGLAPAAFADRAKSPSGWHTGTSLPFPVQEIYPARHAGRIHLAGGFVAENGRITGPTSAHHAYNPNTGTWQLKAPLPSARHHPQLISYRGHLYCIGGYESGEAGAWQMRGGVWRYDEASNAWAVAPAMPVPNGESVTEVADGLLFVIGGRLPKADRNLDWSDQTDIATAWAFDGSKWFDVAPMPTARNSAASGVIDGYVHVVGGRTVGGGNESTHEIYDPASDRWERRAPMPKAQAGLAAAALGNKLYVFGGEYFDSQGGGVYPDAWVYDAITDKWTAIPDMPRPRHGLGAVTLGRDIYVIGGAQQASGNDTSAAVEIYTP; encoded by the coding sequence ATGCGCCCTTTTTCCATGAACCGCCGCTCGGCATTGTTGCTGACCGCCGCCGGACTTGGCAGCGCAGGTCTTGCCCCGGCAGCTTTCGCTGACCGCGCAAAAAGCCCCTCTGGCTGGCACACCGGCACCTCGCTGCCCTTCCCCGTCCAGGAAATCTATCCGGCCCGGCATGCCGGCCGCATTCATCTGGCTGGCGGCTTTGTCGCCGAAAATGGCCGCATCACCGGACCGACATCCGCGCACCATGCCTACAACCCCAACACCGGCACCTGGCAGCTGAAGGCCCCGCTCCCGTCTGCGCGTCATCACCCGCAGCTCATCTCTTATCGAGGACACCTCTACTGCATTGGCGGCTACGAATCTGGCGAGGCGGGCGCTTGGCAGATGCGCGGCGGTGTCTGGCGCTACGATGAGGCGTCAAACGCCTGGGCCGTCGCGCCAGCCATGCCGGTCCCCAATGGCGAAAGCGTCACCGAAGTCGCCGACGGGCTGCTCTTCGTCATCGGCGGCCGGCTGCCAAAAGCTGACCGCAATCTCGACTGGAGCGACCAGACCGACATTGCCACCGCATGGGCCTTTGACGGCTCTAAATGGTTCGACGTCGCCCCCATGCCGACGGCACGCAACAGCGCCGCCAGCGGCGTCATCGATGGATACGTCCATGTCGTTGGCGGGCGGACCGTCGGCGGCGGCAATGAATCAACGCATGAAATCTACGACCCGGCATCGGACCGTTGGGAGCGCCGTGCCCCCATGCCAAAGGCGCAGGCCGGACTGGCCGCCGCCGCACTGGGCAACAAGCTCTACGTGTTCGGCGGCGAGTATTTCGACAGCCAGGGCGGCGGCGTTTACCCGGATGCCTGGGTCTATGACGCCATCACGGATAAGTGGACTGCGATCCCCGACATGCCGCGCCCGCGCCACGGTCTGGGTGCGGTCACGCTGGGCCGCGACATCTACGTCATCGGCGGCGCACAGCAAGCCAGCGGTAATGACACCAGCGCAGCGGTCGAAATCTACACGCCTTGA
- a CDS encoding NAD(P)/FAD-dependent oxidoreductase — translation MSDTPDHFDILIVGAGLSGVGAAVTLKRKFPGKSFAILEQRERVGGTWDLFRYPGVRCDSDMYTLGYRFKPWGGKEAIADGDKIRDYIEEAARENEILPLIRFGHKLLSADWSTEEAKWTLKSEKVGTGEEVTLTGTMVVFCSGYYRYDRGNDPKFDGKDEFEGTIAHPQFWPDDLDYEGKRVVVIGSGATAITLVPTLAEKAAHTTMLQRSPAYVVTRPSVDPMSKRLRFLPKKVGHKLTRWKALVMQQIIYGMSRRRPDRVKKLIDKWTRKELGPDYDYETHFTPRYNPWDERICVSKDGDFFEAIRQGKAEMVTDAVERFTKTGIKLESGREIEADIIVTATGLELVSFGGADVRLDGASIEPSDLISYRSILFAGLPNAAVVFGYAGASWTLKLELGVRYLCRLISHMDRVGKQVFLPVGVDDYGHKKMLLDLTAGYVKRGSKWIPRQGEEKPWDNPQNYFVDYRRLLIEPVDDDVLALREAGEPLPELLRSAPVQDQTAPSELSDA, via the coding sequence ATGAGCGATACACCAGACCATTTCGATATACTGATCGTCGGCGCGGGCCTGTCGGGCGTTGGCGCGGCGGTCACCCTCAAGCGCAAGTTTCCAGGCAAGAGCTTCGCCATCCTTGAGCAGCGCGAGCGCGTTGGCGGGACGTGGGACCTCTTCCGGTATCCGGGCGTGCGTTGCGACAGCGACATGTACACGCTCGGTTATCGCTTCAAACCGTGGGGCGGCAAGGAAGCCATCGCCGACGGCGACAAGATCCGCGACTATATCGAGGAAGCGGCACGCGAAAACGAGATCCTTCCGCTGATCCGGTTCGGTCACAAATTGCTGTCTGCGGACTGGTCCACCGAAGAGGCAAAGTGGACGCTGAAGTCCGAGAAGGTCGGAACCGGAGAAGAGGTGACGCTGACCGGTACGATGGTCGTCTTCTGCAGCGGCTATTACCGATATGATCGCGGCAACGACCCGAAGTTTGATGGCAAGGATGAGTTTGAGGGAACCATCGCGCATCCGCAATTCTGGCCAGACGATCTCGACTATGAGGGCAAGCGCGTCGTCGTGATCGGTTCGGGGGCGACGGCGATCACGCTGGTCCCGACGCTTGCCGAAAAGGCGGCCCATACAACCATGTTGCAGCGCTCGCCAGCTTATGTGGTGACGCGCCCCAGTGTGGATCCGATGTCAAAGCGGCTTCGCTTCCTGCCGAAGAAGGTGGGCCACAAGCTGACGCGTTGGAAAGCGCTGGTCATGCAGCAGATCATCTATGGCATGTCGCGCCGCCGACCGGACCGCGTGAAGAAGCTGATCGACAAATGGACCCGCAAGGAACTGGGTCCCGACTATGACTATGAGACCCATTTCACGCCGCGCTACAACCCATGGGATGAGCGCATCTGCGTGTCGAAGGATGGCGACTTCTTCGAGGCTATTCGCCAGGGCAAGGCCGAGATGGTCACCGATGCGGTCGAGCGGTTCACGAAGACCGGTATCAAGCTGGAAAGCGGACGGGAGATCGAGGCGGATATCATCGTCACCGCGACGGGGCTTGAGCTTGTCTCTTTCGGCGGGGCCGACGTGCGGCTCGATGGTGCGTCGATCGAGCCGTCGGACCTGATCAGCTATCGGTCCATTCTTTTTGCAGGCCTGCCGAATGCGGCGGTTGTCTTCGGTTATGCCGGCGCCAGCTGGACATTGAAGCTTGAGCTGGGCGTTCGGTATCTCTGCCGCCTGATCAGTCATATGGACCGCGTCGGAAAGCAGGTTTTCCTGCCGGTTGGCGTGGACGACTATGGGCACAAGAAGATGCTGCTCGACCTGACGGCCGGTTATGTGAAACGTGGCTCTAAATGGATCCCGCGCCAGGGCGAAGAGAAGCCGTGGGACAATCCGCAGAACTATTTCGTCGACTATCGGCGGCTGCTGATCGAGCCGGTTGATGACGATGTGCTCGCCTTGCGCGAGGCGGGCGAGCCATTGCCTGAGCTCCTCCGGTCCGCTCCGGTGCAAGACCAGACCGCCCCGTCTGAACTTTCAGACGCCTGA
- a CDS encoding tetratricopeptide repeat protein, producing the protein MIEIPTTVMNIAAISIPFVSDWLKDASAFDIATLIGTGIAIIQFVVWVAGAEARRREKAETVARAERAEAERDALKRQVDALMEQSTEQTGLVRDMHEKLDRQFKAYVARAEAGSASGSGPADKEDIAKAKAAVFDIASTGETFEQAIEIALQGDESGFYTLIREAEKRNDIDLWIRIAHVARLNAPRIAMRALEEARKMDPSDPGIRYELARVYGNIGRTEEAKALFTDLLAASETTREQRAHVLLELGYIAEHQHNIDEARDFVERARSLFHEFKDPISELDCVALLAEFARLQGQPSLAETHYRAARAIVSGLSDPEQKIDGRDILAIVCESLGKQTEAESHHRNALQLSREIGNTRSEADQLESFSRFLLSNKNYLQAIRNGRAALKLHTEIGNKVALPRLHEVVGAAYAGRGEPDQAREHYARALALSEDFGQLSLSADVLNGLGLLDEKAGDLDSAAMNFEKSLSLCQDTSDRKGQSLLLENLRRVFDKLGQKERACEFGLRKLKLDRELGLETSSLETWLREKGCLN; encoded by the coding sequence ATGATCGAAATACCCACGACCGTAATGAACATTGCGGCGATCTCGATTCCATTTGTCAGCGATTGGCTAAAAGATGCCAGCGCTTTCGATATCGCTACGCTGATCGGTACCGGTATCGCGATCATCCAGTTTGTTGTGTGGGTCGCCGGCGCTGAGGCGAGGCGACGTGAAAAGGCGGAAACCGTCGCGCGCGCCGAGCGCGCCGAAGCAGAACGCGACGCTCTGAAGCGCCAGGTGGATGCATTAATGGAGCAATCCACTGAGCAGACCGGCCTGGTTCGTGACATGCATGAGAAACTGGATCGTCAGTTCAAGGCCTATGTCGCTCGCGCAGAGGCCGGCTCCGCTTCAGGCAGCGGCCCTGCAGACAAGGAGGATATCGCAAAGGCCAAGGCCGCTGTCTTCGACATAGCGAGCACCGGCGAAACGTTTGAACAGGCCATCGAGATTGCGCTTCAAGGAGATGAGTCCGGTTTCTACACGCTCATCCGAGAAGCCGAAAAGCGCAACGACATCGATCTTTGGATACGTATTGCACACGTTGCCCGGCTCAATGCTCCGCGCATAGCCATGCGGGCACTCGAGGAAGCCAGGAAGATGGACCCCAGCGATCCGGGAATCCGGTATGAGCTTGCAAGGGTCTACGGCAATATCGGACGCACTGAAGAGGCGAAGGCGCTGTTTACCGACCTTCTTGCTGCGTCAGAGACCACCCGTGAACAGAGAGCACACGTGCTACTCGAGCTCGGCTATATTGCCGAACATCAACACAATATCGATGAAGCTAGAGATTTTGTTGAACGCGCCAGAAGCCTGTTTCACGAATTCAAAGATCCAATCTCGGAGCTCGATTGCGTAGCATTGCTGGCCGAATTCGCGCGCCTTCAGGGGCAGCCATCACTGGCAGAAACACACTATAGGGCCGCCCGGGCTATCGTCAGCGGGCTTTCTGATCCCGAGCAAAAAATAGATGGCCGCGATATACTCGCCATTGTCTGCGAATCGCTCGGCAAGCAGACCGAAGCGGAAAGTCACCACCGCAATGCCCTGCAGCTGAGCAGGGAGATCGGGAACACACGGTCGGAAGCCGACCAGCTAGAGTCGTTCAGCCGGTTCCTTCTAAGCAATAAAAACTACCTTCAGGCGATCCGAAACGGCCGCGCAGCCCTTAAACTTCATACGGAAATTGGGAATAAGGTAGCCTTGCCTCGCCTTCACGAAGTTGTCGGGGCAGCCTACGCCGGAAGAGGTGAACCAGACCAGGCCCGCGAACACTATGCCCGGGCCTTGGCCCTCAGCGAAGACTTCGGTCAGCTAAGCCTATCGGCAGACGTTCTCAATGGCCTGGGCCTTCTGGACGAAAAGGCGGGTGACCTGGACAGCGCCGCAATGAATTTCGAGAAATCGTTGAGCCTCTGTCAGGACACCTCTGACCGCAAGGGCCAATCGCTCCTTCTGGAGAACCTTAGAAGGGTCTTCGACAAGCTCGGCCAAAAGGAGCGCGCTTGCGAATTCGGCCTACGCAAATTGAAGCTCGATCGCGAACTCGGCCTCGAAACATCCTCTCTGGAAACATGGCTACGCGAAAAGGGCTGCTTGAACTGA
- the coaD gene encoding pantetheine-phosphate adenylyltransferase: protein MERVGLYPGTFDPITMGHMDIIGRGLKLVDRMIIGVAVNEAKKPLFSLEERVAIVEQEVADLDNPRNVPIEARPFDNLLMHFAEACGAHVIIRGLRAVSDFEYEFQMTAMNEQLNREIETVFLMADVQHQAVASRLVKEIAKFGGDITSFVTPRVREKLLEKYQ, encoded by the coding sequence ATGGAACGTGTCGGGCTTTATCCGGGAACCTTTGATCCGATCACGATGGGCCATATGGACATCATCGGTCGCGGGCTGAAGCTTGTGGACCGGATGATCATCGGGGTCGCCGTCAACGAGGCGAAGAAGCCTCTTTTCTCGCTTGAAGAACGCGTTGCCATTGTCGAGCAGGAAGTCGCCGACCTGGACAATCCGCGAAATGTGCCGATCGAGGCGCGCCCCTTCGACAATCTGCTGATGCACTTTGCCGAGGCGTGCGGCGCGCATGTCATCATTCGCGGCCTGCGGGCCGTGTCGGACTTCGAATATGAATTCCAGATGACGGCCATGAATGAACAACTGAACCGCGAGATTGAAACTGTCTTCCTGATGGCGGATGTTCAACATCAGGCTGTCGCGTCGCGGCTCGTGAAGGAAATCGCGAAATTTGGGGGCGATATCACTTCCTTTGTCACACCACGTGTGAGGGAAAAGCTTCTGGAGAAATATCAGTGA
- a CDS encoding YitT family protein yields MADATPETENLEQHKWYEDVQALLLGTLLLSFGVTLYSTAMLITGGLAGTSLLVEFATPFTFGTVFFVLNLPFYILSLMRMGWGFTIRTFIAIALISAMTRLIPMWMDFSALDPIFASVAGAAMMGVGLVMLLRHRAGIGGITILSQFLQDKGIIRAGIFQLIVDLAILVVALFMLPLKLVALSIVGAFVLNLTVAINHKPGRYRGMS; encoded by the coding sequence ATGGCTGACGCGACCCCCGAAACCGAAAATCTCGAACAGCACAAATGGTATGAGGATGTTCAGGCCCTGCTGCTTGGCACGCTGCTTCTCTCCTTTGGCGTGACGCTTTACAGCACGGCCATGCTGATCACAGGCGGTCTCGCTGGCACCAGCCTGCTGGTGGAGTTCGCGACGCCGTTCACCTTCGGCACCGTCTTCTTCGTGCTCAACCTGCCTTTCTACATCCTGTCCTTGATGCGGATGGGCTGGGGCTTCACGATCCGCACATTCATCGCCATCGCCCTCATCTCGGCGATGACGCGGCTCATTCCGATGTGGATGGACTTCTCAGCGCTCGATCCGATCTTTGCATCGGTTGCGGGCGCCGCGATGATGGGTGTTGGCCTGGTCATGCTTTTGCGCCACCGCGCCGGCATTGGCGGCATCACGATCCTGTCCCAATTCCTTCAGGACAAAGGCATCATCCGCGCGGGTATCTTCCAGCTGATCGTAGACCTCGCCATCCTGGTGGTCGCGTTGTTCATGCTGCCGCTGAAACTGGTCGCTCTGTCGATTGTCGGGGCGTTCGTGCTGAACCTCACCGTGGCGATCAATCACAAGCCGGGCCGTTATCGCGGCATGAGCTAA
- the ssb gene encoding single-stranded DNA-binding protein — MAGSVNKVILIGNLGADPEVRQFQNGGQVCNLRIATSETWKDKNTGERREKTEWHQVAIFSEGLVRIAQNYLKKGSKVYVEGKLQTRKWQDQNGNDRYSTEVVLQGFDGTLTMLDSAGGGQGGGGGRSGGGFGGGGGGGGPRQLDGPPQDFGNQDFEDEIPF, encoded by the coding sequence ATGGCAGGTTCGGTGAACAAGGTCATTCTGATTGGCAATCTCGGCGCGGATCCTGAGGTCCGCCAGTTCCAGAATGGCGGCCAGGTCTGCAATTTGCGGATCGCAACGTCAGAGACCTGGAAGGACAAGAATACAGGCGAGCGCCGTGAGAAGACCGAGTGGCACCAGGTCGCCATCTTCTCCGAAGGCCTTGTCCGGATTGCCCAGAACTATCTGAAGAAGGGCTCCAAGGTCTATGTTGAGGGCAAGCTGCAGACCCGCAAATGGCAGGACCAGAATGGCAATGACCGCTATTCAACCGAAGTCGTGCTGCAAGGCTTTGATGGCACGCTGACCATGCTCGACAGCGCTGGCGGCGGTCAGGGCGGCGGCGGTGGCCGTTCGGGTGGTGGCTTCGGCGGTGGTGGTGGCGGCGGTGGTCCGCGTCAGCTGGATGGCCCGCCGCAGGATTTCGGAAATCAGGATTTCGAAGACGAAATTCCGTTCTAG
- a CDS encoding type I pantothenate kinase (catalyzes the formation of (R)-4'-phosphopantothenate in coenzyme A biosynthesis): protein MAEREGIDEVASRLRALQEERDYLIVGLTGSVAVGKSTLAKAIAETLAPEPGAEIVGTDGFLLPNAILEKRELMMRKGFPETYDREALAAAIRSIRLGQARIPAYDHETYDVNPAKARTLSRPDLLILEGLGFEPPGGPMGERDRPDILIYLDAERRDIETWFLARFMRFWNAAEHDPTSFYAQFRNMTVPQAEAFAMSVWRKINLPNLEEHILPMREHADIVLKKNAKHEVSVVEDRTR from the coding sequence ATGGCTGAGAGGGAAGGGATCGATGAGGTCGCTTCGCGTCTTCGCGCCCTCCAGGAAGAGCGCGATTACCTGATCGTCGGCCTTACCGGGTCGGTCGCTGTTGGCAAATCGACCTTGGCCAAGGCGATCGCCGAAACGCTTGCGCCCGAGCCGGGCGCCGAGATTGTCGGAACGGACGGTTTCCTGTTGCCGAACGCCATTCTCGAAAAGCGCGAGCTCATGATGCGCAAGGGCTTCCCGGAGACCTATGATCGTGAGGCGCTGGCGGCCGCCATCCGGTCTATTCGGCTCGGTCAGGCGCGGATCCCGGCCTATGATCACGAGACGTATGATGTGAATCCGGCCAAGGCTCGCACGCTGTCACGGCCGGATTTGCTGATCCTGGAAGGGCTTGGGTTCGAGCCGCCGGGCGGCCCCATGGGTGAGCGTGACCGACCTGATATCCTGATCTACCTCGATGCTGAGCGGCGCGACATAGAGACGTGGTTCCTGGCGCGTTTCATGCGGTTCTGGAATGCAGCCGAGCACGACCCGACGTCTTTCTATGCCCAGTTCCGCAATATGACGGTGCCGCAGGCTGAAGCGTTCGCCATGTCCGTCTGGCGGAAGATCAACCTGCCGAATCTGGAAGAGCACATTCTTCCGATGCGCGAGCATGCCGACATCGTCCTCAAGAAAAACGCCAAACACGAGGTCAGCGTGGTGGAAGACCGCACACGCTGA
- the gyrA gene encoding DNA gyrase subunit A has translation MSDENTPPEEPENDDPHYEDGIDPVDIEDELKRSYLDYAMSVIVSRALPDVRDGLKPVHRRILYAMQVNGNTPDKPYKKSANIVGAVMGNYHPHGDSAIYDALVRMAQPFSMGLTLVDGQGNFGSIDNDPPAAMRYTESKMTKAAQYLLADIDKDTVQFQDTYDGSQQEPMVLPAQFPNLLVNGGGGIAVGMATNIPPHNLGEVIDATLTMIDNPAIDDEELLEIVPGPDFPTGGLILGYAGSRKALLEGRGSVLMRARTEIEEVKSGRQAIIVTEIPFQVNKATMVQKIAELVRDKRIEGIADLRDESDRHGIRVVVEIKKDASADVVLNQLFRYSQLQTSFPVNMLALNGGRPEQLNLRQVLQAFIQFREEVVARRTKFELNKARDRAHVLVGLALAVANIDEIIRIIRHAPDPNAAREQLLSKAWPVMDMGPMLELIADRRTRKGEGDTIFLSDEQARAILALQLSRLTGLGRDEIGNEAKGLSEKIADYLDILRSRPRILDIIRAELNEVKDKFAVPRRSEFTFADADMDDEDLIEREDMVVTVTHGGYVKRVPLSTYRAQHRGGKGRSGVSMKDEDFVTRLFTANTHTEILFFSSEGMVYKEKVWRLPVGSPQSRGKALVNIFPLAKDERIESVMPLPDDEESRNELDVMFATRSGTVRRNKLSDFIRVNRNGKIAMKLDEGDGIVSVKICTEDNDVMLTTVLGKCIRFQVTDVRVFAGRNSTGVRGIRLDKGDEVISMGILHHIEVTSAEARAYLKHAAAMRRAATGEDEDDDAGDVMADDEADDSTEEAALSPERIAELGARDQYILSIADDGMGKRSSSFDYRVTGRGGKGLVAHNIWGRDKKKGPVKKIAQSFTVEDNDQIMLVTNGGQLIRTHVDQIRIAGRATSGVWVLRTNEGERVVSVARLVEEEDEDSEE, from the coding sequence GTGAGCGACGAAAATACACCGCCAGAAGAGCCGGAAAACGACGACCCTCATTATGAGGATGGTATCGACCCGGTCGATATCGAGGACGAGCTAAAGCGCTCCTATCTCGACTATGCGATGAGCGTCATTGTCAGCCGTGCGCTCCCCGATGTGCGCGACGGGTTGAAGCCGGTTCACCGCCGGATCCTGTATGCGATGCAGGTCAACGGCAATACGCCTGACAAGCCGTACAAGAAGTCCGCGAACATCGTCGGTGCCGTGATGGGTAACTATCACCCGCACGGCGACAGCGCGATCTATGACGCCCTGGTGCGGATGGCGCAGCCTTTCTCCATGGGGCTGACCCTGGTCGACGGGCAGGGCAATTTCGGCTCGATCGACAATGATCCGCCGGCAGCCATGCGCTATACCGAATCCAAGATGACCAAGGCGGCGCAATACCTGCTCGCTGACATCGACAAGGATACGGTCCAGTTCCAGGACACCTATGACGGCTCGCAGCAGGAGCCGATGGTTCTGCCGGCGCAGTTTCCGAACCTTCTGGTCAATGGCGGCGGCGGCATCGCGGTCGGCATGGCGACGAATATCCCGCCGCATAATCTCGGCGAAGTGATCGACGCGACACTCACCATGATCGACAATCCTGCGATTGATGATGAGGAATTGCTGGAGATCGTCCCCGGTCCGGATTTCCCGACTGGCGGGCTGATCCTCGGTTATGCCGGGTCTCGCAAGGCACTGCTTGAGGGGCGCGGCTCTGTTCTGATGCGCGCGCGGACTGAGATCGAAGAGGTTAAATCCGGACGTCAGGCGATCATCGTCACCGAAATCCCGTTCCAGGTGAACAAGGCGACGATGGTGCAGAAAATCGCCGAGCTCGTCCGCGACAAGCGGATTGAGGGCATTGCCGACCTGCGCGACGAGTCTGACCGTCACGGCATTCGCGTGGTTGTGGAAATCAAGAAGGATGCGAGCGCGGATGTGGTTCTGAACCAGCTCTTCCGGTACTCGCAGCTGCAGACTTCTTTCCCGGTCAACATGCTCGCGCTGAATGGCGGTCGTCCTGAGCAGCTCAATCTACGCCAGGTCCTGCAGGCCTTCATCCAGTTCCGTGAGGAAGTGGTTGCCCGGCGTACGAAATTTGAACTCAACAAGGCGCGTGATCGTGCGCACGTCTTGGTTGGTCTCGCCCTCGCCGTGGCCAATATTGACGAGATCATCCGTATTATCCGGCATGCGCCGGATCCCAATGCGGCCCGTGAGCAGCTTCTTTCCAAAGCCTGGCCGGTGATGGATATGGGGCCGATGCTGGAGCTGATTGCCGACCGGCGGACCCGTAAGGGCGAAGGCGATACGATTTTCCTCTCCGATGAGCAGGCCCGCGCCATTCTCGCGCTGCAACTGTCCCGTCTCACAGGTCTGGGCCGTGATGAAATCGGCAATGAAGCCAAGGGCTTGTCCGAGAAGATTGCAGACTATCTCGACATCCTGCGGTCGCGTCCGCGCATCCTGGACATCATCCGGGCTGAGCTCAACGAGGTGAAGGACAAGTTCGCCGTGCCGCGCCGCTCGGAGTTCACCTTCGCTGATGCCGACATGGACGATGAAGACCTCATCGAGCGCGAAGACATGGTCGTCACGGTGACCCATGGCGGGTATGTGAAGCGCGTTCCGCTGTCGACCTATCGCGCCCAACATCGCGGCGGCAAAGGGCGTTCCGGCGTGTCGATGAAGGACGAGGATTTCGTAACCCGTCTGTTCACGGCAAATACGCATACGGAGATTTTGTTCTTCAGCTCTGAAGGCATGGTCTACAAGGAAAAAGTGTGGCGCCTGCCTGTTGGCTCCCCGCAGTCCCGCGGTAAGGCGCTCGTGAACATTTTCCCGTTGGCCAAGGATGAACGCATCGAAAGCGTCATGCCCCTGCCGGACGATGAGGAGAGCCGCAACGAGCTCGATGTCATGTTCGCGACCCGGTCCGGTACCGTCCGCCGCAACAAGCTCAGCGATTTCATTCGCGTCAATCGCAATGGCAAGATCGCGATGAAGCTCGACGAGGGCGATGGTATTGTGTCGGTGAAGATCTGTACCGAAGACAATGACGTCATGCTGACGACGGTTCTCGGTAAGTGTATCCGCTTCCAGGTGACCGATGTTCGTGTGTTCGCTGGCCGTAACTCGACGGGCGTTCGCGGGATCCGTCTCGACAAGGGCGACGAGGTCATCTCGATGGGCATACTGCACCATATTGAAGTGACGTCCGCCGAAGCGCGAGCCTATCTGAAGCATGCTGCGGCCATGCGCCGGGCTGCGACCGGTGAGGACGAGGACGATGATGCTGGTGATGTGATGGCTGATGATGAGGCCGATGACAGCACCGAAGAAGCCGCTCTCAGCCCGGAACGGATCGCCGAGCTTGGGGCGCGTGACCAGTACATCCTGTCCATCGCAGACGATGGCATGGGCAAGCGCTCGTCTTCCTTCGACTACCGGGTCACGGGACGGGGCGGTAAGGGCCTTGTGGCGCACAATATCTGGGGCCGCGACAAGAAGAAGGGGCCGGTCAAGAAGATCGCGCAATCCTTCACCGTGGAAGACAATGACCAGATCATGCTCGTCACCAATGGTGGCCAGCTGATCCGCACGCATGTCGACCAGATCCGCATCGCCGGTCGGGCAACGTCAGGTGTCTGGGTTCTTCGCACAAATGAAGGCGAACGGGTTGTGTCGGTCGCCCGCCTCGTGGAAGAAGAAGACGAAGACAGCGAAGAATAG